The Winogradskyella schleiferi genome has a window encoding:
- a CDS encoding Glu/Leu/Phe/Val dehydrogenase dimerization domain-containing protein, giving the protein MKDLLQKYENKSPEIVFHWNDPETDAEGWTVINSLRGGAAGGGTRMRKGLDQNEVLSLAKTMEVKFTVSGPAIGGAKSGINFDPQDSRKKGVLERWYAAVSPLLKSYYGTGGDLNVDEIHEVIPITEESGVWHPQEGVFEGHFKPTIADKINRIGQLRQGVIKVIENPDYSPDVSRKYTVADMITGFGVATAAKHFYDINGSSVKGKRVVVQGFGNVGAAAAFYFAQMGANIVGIIDKAGGLINKDGFSFEEITDLYLHKNGNTLVAKNLIPFEDINQKIWSLQTEVFAPCAASRLVTQDQIDKMISTGLEVITCGANVPFADKEIFFGSIMEYTDQKVSLIPDFISNCGMARVFAYFMERKVLMTDEAIFKDTSKVIRKALKEVHNNNPTKIGISETAFEIALRQLI; this is encoded by the coding sequence ATAAAAGATTTACTTCAGAAATACGAAAACAAATCTCCAGAAATCGTATTTCATTGGAACGACCCAGAAACTGATGCAGAGGGTTGGACAGTAATTAATTCATTACGAGGTGGAGCCGCAGGAGGTGGCACACGAATGCGCAAAGGGTTAGATCAAAATGAAGTTTTATCACTTGCCAAAACCATGGAAGTGAAATTTACAGTTTCTGGTCCAGCTATTGGTGGTGCAAAATCTGGAATCAACTTTGATCCGCAAGATTCTCGAAAAAAAGGCGTTTTAGAACGTTGGTATGCAGCAGTTTCTCCTTTGTTGAAAAGTTATTATGGAACAGGAGGTGACTTAAACGTTGATGAAATTCATGAGGTGATTCCAATCACAGAGGAAAGTGGTGTTTGGCATCCTCAAGAAGGTGTTTTCGAAGGCCATTTTAAACCTACTATAGCCGATAAAATCAATAGAATTGGTCAATTAAGACAGGGCGTTATTAAGGTCATTGAAAATCCAGACTATTCTCCAGATGTGAGTAGAAAATATACCGTTGCAGATATGATTACAGGATTTGGAGTCGCAACCGCAGCAAAACACTTTTACGATATTAATGGGAGTTCCGTAAAAGGAAAACGCGTAGTTGTTCAAGGTTTTGGAAATGTAGGTGCGGCAGCTGCTTTTTATTTTGCTCAAATGGGAGCTAATATTGTTGGTATTATTGATAAAGCTGGAGGGCTAATAAATAAGGATGGATTTTCTTTTGAAGAAATAACGGATTTATACCTTCATAAAAACGGAAATACTTTAGTGGCGAAAAATTTAATCCCGTTTGAAGACATCAATCAAAAAATATGGTCTTTACAAACCGAAGTATTTGCACCTTGCGCAGCATCACGATTGGTGACCCAGGATCAAATAGATAAAATGATATCCACAGGCTTGGAGGTAATTACCTGTGGTGCAAATGTTCCTTTTGCAGATAAGGAAATTTTCTTTGGTTCTATCATGGAGTATACAGACCAGAAAGTGAGCTTAATACCAGACTTTATTTCAAACTGTGGTATGGCAAGAGTTTTTGCATATTTTATGGAGCGTAAAGTATTGATGACGGACGAAGCTATATTTAAAGATACCTCCAAAGTTATCAGAAAAGCATTAAAAGAAGTACATAATAATAATCCAACAAAAATAGGCATTAGCGAAACCGCTTTTGAAATTGCCTTAAGACAACTAATTTAA
- a CDS encoding anhydro-N-acetylmuramic acid kinase, with amino-acid sequence MIKPEYNILALMSGTSLDGIDIIYVSFSYDSQWEFKIHKAETVKYPKQWQSILSQLVKMPMHQLKQVDLEYSEYLATVILDFINKNTIKIIDFIASHGHTALHQPENGLTYQIGNQQILSDKLKHKVICDFRVQDVNFGGQGAPLVPIGDRLLFSNYDYCLNLGGFANISFESNDERIAFDICPVNIVLNHYVSKINLEYDNKGQLASTGKVNHDLLDQLNKLQFYKDQPPKSLGLEWVELNIFPLIDSYKLQIKEVLRTYLEHIAIQISEILSQENSKVLVTGGGVFNEFLMQRIQHFSNSEVIIPDNEIVEFKEALIFGLLGVLKARNEINCLKSVTGAERNHSSGKILIPKINY; translated from the coding sequence ATGATAAAACCTGAATACAATATTCTTGCTTTAATGTCTGGCACATCGTTGGACGGCATAGATATCATTTACGTTAGTTTTTCTTATGACAGCCAATGGGAATTCAAAATTCATAAAGCTGAGACCGTAAAATATCCAAAGCAATGGCAATCGATTTTAAGTCAATTGGTAAAGATGCCAATGCATCAATTAAAACAAGTTGATTTGGAATATTCTGAATATTTGGCAACCGTAATTTTAGATTTTATAAATAAAAACACAATCAAAATAATTGATTTCATTGCTTCCCATGGTCACACAGCATTGCACCAACCAGAAAACGGTTTAACTTATCAAATCGGGAATCAACAAATTTTATCGGACAAATTAAAGCATAAAGTTATCTGTGATTTTAGAGTTCAAGATGTGAATTTTGGTGGGCAAGGAGCACCTTTGGTACCCATTGGTGACCGGTTATTATTTAGTAACTATGATTACTGTCTCAATCTTGGCGGCTTTGCTAATATTTCTTTCGAGTCGAACGATGAAAGAATCGCTTTCGATATTTGTCCGGTTAATATTGTCTTGAATCATTATGTGTCAAAAATAAACTTGGAATATGACAATAAAGGTCAGCTGGCTTCAACAGGAAAAGTAAATCACGACTTACTAGATCAACTTAACAAACTGCAATTTTATAAAGACCAACCCCCAAAATCTTTAGGATTGGAGTGGGTAGAACTGAATATATTCCCATTAATTGATTCCTATAAACTTCAAATTAAAGAGGTATTAAGAACGTATCTTGAACATATTGCTATTCAAATTTCAGAAATATTATCGCAAGAGAATTCAAAAGTTTTGGTCACAGGTGGTGGAGTTTTTAATGAGTTTTTAATGCAACGCATTCAACATTTTTCAAATTCTGAGGTAATTATTCCTGATAATGAAATCGTTGAATTTAAAGAAGCCTTAATTTTTGGACTTTTGGGAGTATTAAAAGCAAGAAATGAGATTAATTGTTTAAAGAGCGTAACAGGTGCAGAACGAAATCATTCTTCTGGAAAAATATTAATTCCGAAAATTAATTATTAA
- a CDS encoding acyl-CoA dehydrogenase, protein MDFSLTEEHLMIRDAARDFAQNELLPGVIERDNSQTFPDELVRKMGELGFMGIMVDPKYGGSGMDAISYVLIMEELSKIDASASVMVSVNNSLVCYGLEAYGNDEQKEKYLTKLATGECIGAFCLSEPEAGSDATSQRTTAIDKGDHYILNGTKNWITNGGRAEVYLVIAQTDKHKGSHGINAFILEKGMPGFDIGPKEDKLGIRGSDTHTLQFNDVKVPKANRIGEDGFGFRFAMKTLSGGRIGIAAQALGIASGAYELSLKYSKERKAFGTEICNHQAIAFKLADMHTDIEAARMLVMKAAWDKDQDNNYDMSSAMAKLYASKVAMEHTVEAVQIHGGNGFVKEYHVERLMRDAKITQIYEGTSEIQKIVISRGVIKE, encoded by the coding sequence ATGGACTTTAGTTTAACAGAAGAACATTTAATGATTCGTGATGCCGCGCGAGATTTTGCACAAAATGAATTACTTCCAGGTGTTATAGAACGTGATAATTCACAAACTTTCCCTGATGAATTAGTACGCAAGATGGGCGAATTAGGATTTATGGGTATCATGGTAGACCCAAAATATGGAGGAAGCGGTATGGATGCTATTTCATATGTGTTAATTATGGAAGAGCTATCGAAAATTGATGCTTCTGCTTCTGTCATGGTGTCTGTAAACAATTCCTTAGTTTGTTATGGTCTTGAAGCTTATGGAAATGACGAGCAAAAAGAAAAATATTTAACCAAACTAGCTACAGGTGAATGTATTGGTGCCTTTTGTTTAAGTGAGCCAGAAGCTGGTAGCGATGCTACTTCCCAAAGAACGACTGCCATTGACAAAGGCGATCATTATATTTTGAATGGTACAAAAAACTGGATTACCAATGGTGGACGTGCAGAAGTTTATTTGGTTATTGCCCAAACCGATAAACATAAAGGGTCTCATGGTATCAATGCCTTTATACTCGAAAAAGGAATGCCAGGTTTTGATATTGGACCTAAAGAAGATAAACTCGGCATTAGAGGAAGCGATACGCACACGCTTCAATTTAACGATGTAAAAGTGCCAAAAGCAAATAGAATTGGTGAAGATGGCTTTGGGTTTAGATTTGCCATGAAAACACTTTCTGGCGGACGGATTGGTATTGCTGCTCAAGCCCTAGGAATTGCCTCAGGTGCTTATGAACTGTCATTAAAATATTCTAAAGAACGAAAGGCATTTGGTACCGAGATTTGTAATCATCAAGCGATTGCCTTCAAATTAGCTGATATGCATACTGATATTGAAGCTGCTAGAATGTTAGTTATGAAAGCGGCTTGGGACAAAGATCAAGATAATAATTACGATATGTCTAGTGCCATGGCAAAACTATATGCAAGTAAAGTGGCTATGGAACATACTGTTGAAGCCGTACAGATCCATGGTGGCAATGGTTTTGTGAAAGAATACCACGTAGAACGTTTAATGCGTGATGCAAAAATTACCCAGATTTATGAAGGGACTTCAGAGATTCAGAAAATTGTAATTTCTAGAGGAGTGATAAAAGAATAA